A genomic window from Salvia splendens isolate huo1 chromosome 11, SspV2, whole genome shotgun sequence includes:
- the LOC121755961 gene encoding homeotic protein knotted-1-like, protein MEEYNHHLTETSNSRGAAFLYGGGGGGPVLPPFYARPSSGSNGGGGGFHIHSCYDSPAVKTEAGTSHPRFHYPATFNSLDLIETDTIKAKITAHPQYSNLLKAYMDCQKVGAPAEVVARLAAVREEFEARQRAAVASRDEYSKDPELDQFMEAYYDMLVKYREELNRPLQEAMDFMRRIESQLNVLTNAPVRIFNSEDKSEGIGSSEEEQENSAGETGLPEIDPRAEDRELKTHLLKKYSGYLSSLKQELSKKKKKGKLPKEARQKLLSWWELHYKWPYPSESEKVALAESTGLDQKQINNWFINQRKRHWKPSEDMQFMVMDGLHPQNGALYMDGHYMPNGPYRLGP, encoded by the exons atggaagaATACAATCATCACCTCACCGAGACCTCCAATTCAAGAGGCGCCGCCTTCCTctacggcggcggcggcggcggcccgGTTCTCCCGCCCTTCTATGCACGGCCAAGCAGCGGCTCCAACGGCGGCGGTGGAGGCTTCCATATCCACTCTTGCTATGACTCCCCGGCCGTGAAGACCGAGGCCGGAACCTCGCACCCTAGATTCCACTATCCGGCCACTTTCAATAGTCTCGATCTGATCGAAACCGACACCATCAAAGCCAAAATAACTGCACATCCCCAATACTCCAATCTATTGAAAGCTTACATGGATTGTCAAAAG GTTGGGGCGCCGGCCGAGGTTGTGGCGCGGCTGGCGGCCGTGCGGGAGGAGTTTGAGGCGCGTCAGCGGGCGGCGGTGGCGAGCCGAGACGAGTACTCGAAGGATCCGGAACTCGACCAATTTATg gAAGCTTACTATGATATGTTGGTGAAATATCGAGAAGAGCTAAATCGTCCCTTGCAAGAAGCCATGGATTTTATGCGTCGCATCGAATCGCAGCTCAACGTCCTCACCAACGCCCCCGTCCGTATCTTCAACTCCG AGGACAAGAGTGAGGGCATCGGTTCGTCAGAGGAGGAGCAAGAGAACAGCGCTGGAGAGACAGGGCTGCCGGAGATCGATCCACGAGCAGAAGACCGAGAGCTGAAAACCCACCTCCTGAAAAAGTACAGTGGATACTTGAGTAGTCTCAAGCAAGAActctccaagaagaagaagaaagggaaaCTGCCTAAAGAGGCTCGCCAAAAACTTCTTAGCTGGTGGGAGCTTCATTACAAGTGGCCATATCCATCG GAATCAGAGAAGGTGGCATTGGCAGAATCAACTGGTTTGGACCAAAAACAGATAAATAATTGGTTCATAAACCAAAGAAAAAGGCATTGGAAGCCCTCAGAAGATATGCAATTTATGGTGATGGATGGACTTCATCCACAAAATGGAGCCCTCTATATGGACGGCCACTATATGCCCAACGGTCCCTATAGGCTCGGGCCGTGA